The window CGAGGGAGCTTGCTCCCGCTGGGCTGCGCAGCAGCCCTAAAACCTGCAATCGGATTTCGTCAGGCACACCACATGTTTCTGATTAGCGAGCGCTTCGCACTCGAGCGGGAGCAAGCTCCCTCGCCACTGGTGAGCATTTCAGTCGAGATCGCCCATGATCCGCCCGGCAAACCCGAACACCCGGCGATGCCCGGCCAGGTCCACCAACTCGACATCGCGGCTCTGTCCCGGTTCGAAGCGCACGGCGGTGCCGGCGGGAATGTTCAGGCGCATGCCGCGACTGGCGGCGCGGTCGAAGGTCAGGGCGTCGTTGGTTTCGAAAAAGTGATAGTGCGAGCCGACCTGGATCGGCCGGTCACCGCTGTTGGCCACCGTCATGCTGATCGTGCGGCGGCCGACGTTGAGTTCGATGTCGCCGGGCTGGATCTGGTATTCACCGGGAATCATCAATGGGCTCCTTGCAGAACTTTGTAATAGAGGGCAGTCGGCCTGTAGAGGCCGCTCGGGTCGCAGGCGTAGTCGGGAATCTCACCGGCGCGGGTGTAACCCAACGCCTTGTAGAAATCTTCGGCGGGCGAGCCGGCTTCAGTGTCCAGGTAGAGCATGCCGCGTTTGTATTGCAGCGCGGCCTGTTCCAGTGCGGTCATCAATTGTTGGCCCAGACCACGACGCCGCGCGTGCTCGCGCACCAGTAGTTTTTGCACCTCGGCGCGGTTCAGACCATTGGCTTTCTGGCACAGCCCCAGTTGCACGCTGGCCTGCACCTGTTCGTCCTTGACCACCACCCAAAGCAACACATTGCCCTTGTTCAGATTCTCCTGAACCTCATCGAAATACGCGCGGGCCTGCGTGGCATCGAGGTCGGCCATGAAGCCGACGCTGGCGCCATAGCCGACGGCATCGAGCAGCAGATCAATCAAACCCTGACGATAGTGCGCAAAGCTTTCAACGTTGACGCGTCGCAGTTGGGCGGGGTTCATGGGCTATCACTCCTTGTTGGCGGCCGGTGGTTGCGCGCCAGGATTGAGGGTCAGTTGCATGAAGGTCAGGTCAAGCCAGCGACCGAACTTGGTGCCCACCTGAGGCATCTGCCCGGTGGTCACGAAACCGATGCGCTCGTGGATACGGATGGACGCGGCGTTGCCACTTTCAATGGCGGCGACCATCACGTGTTTGCCGCAGCCCTTGGCGCGCTCAATCAGCACGTCCATCAATTTTGGCCCGAGGCCGTTACCGCGCTGATCGCTGCGCACGTAGACCGAGTGCTCGACGGTGTGACGGAAGCCGTCGAACGGCCGCCAATCGCCAAACGAGGCGTAACCCAGCACGGTGTTGTCTGCGTCGACGATCACCAGAATCGGGTAAGCCTGGGACTGTCGCGCGCTGAACCAGGCCTGGCGGTTGCCGAGGTCCACGGCCTGTTCGTTCCAGATCGCGGTAGTGTTGAGCACTGCGTCGTTGTAGATGTCGCGGATCGCCGGCAGGTCGGCATGCACCGCATCGCGTATTTGGTAAGTCATGGCGTGGCCTCAGGCGATCGGTTGGTGGACGGTGACCAGTTTGGTGCCGTCGGGGAAAGTCGCTTCGACCTGAATCTCCGGGATCATTTCCGGGATGCCTTCCATCACTTGTTCGCGGCTGAGCAGGGTGGTGCCGAAGTGCATCAACTCGGCCACGGTCTGGCCGTCGCGGGCGCCTTCGAGCAGCGCTGCGGAGATATAGGCCATGGCCTCCGGATAATTGAGTTTCACGCCGCGAGCCAAACGCCGCTCGGCGACGAGGCCGGCGGTGAAGATCAGCAGCTTGTCTTTTTCACGTGGGGTCAGGTCCATTGGTGCAATCCATCAGGGCAGATAAAAAGGTATTCGGGCACGTAAACACGACCCCTGTGGGAGCTGGCTTGCCAGCGATGGGGACCTCGAGGCCGCCAAAAGCATCGCTGGCAAGCCAGCTCCCACAGGGATCGGTGTTCAGGTGTTCCAGATTCGCGGTGGTATGGCGTCGCGGCCAAGCAATGCCGGGCGCAGCAACCTCCACAAATCAATCAACCAGCCTCGGGCAAGTAACGCTTCGCTGGTCAGACATCGGGCAACCAACAACCCCGGCAATTGCGTCAGATC of the Pseudomonas sp. MAG733B genome contains:
- a CDS encoding GNAT family N-acetyltransferase gives rise to the protein MNPAQLRRVNVESFAHYRQGLIDLLLDAVGYGASVGFMADLDATQARAYFDEVQENLNKGNVLLWVVVKDEQVQASVQLGLCQKANGLNRAEVQKLLVREHARRRGLGQQLMTALEQAALQYKRGMLYLDTEAGSPAEDFYKALGYTRAGEIPDYACDPSGLYRPTALYYKVLQGAH
- a CDS encoding N-acetyltransferase family protein, with product MTYQIRDAVHADLPAIRDIYNDAVLNTTAIWNEQAVDLGNRQAWFSARQSQAYPILVIVDADNTVLGYASFGDWRPFDGFRHTVEHSVYVRSDQRGNGLGPKLMDVLIERAKGCGKHVMVAAIESGNAASIRIHERIGFVTTGQMPQVGTKFGRWLDLTFMQLTLNPGAQPPAANKE
- the ureA gene encoding urease subunit gamma is translated as MDLTPREKDKLLIFTAGLVAERRLARGVKLNYPEAMAYISAALLEGARDGQTVAELMHFGTTLLSREQVMEGIPEMIPEIQVEATFPDGTKLVTVHQPIA
- a CDS encoding urease subunit beta, producing MIPGEYQIQPGDIELNVGRRTISMTVANSGDRPIQVGSHYHFFETNDALTFDRAASRGMRLNIPAGTAVRFEPGQSRDVELVDLAGHRRVFGFAGRIMGDLD